TCATAACCGTTTCCCCTGTGCCGCCGGCACAGATCCTTCCATGAAGTTTCAGGCCCCCACACCGCTGGAGGCGGTCTGTCCGGGGTTGTTATTCCCTTGAATTATAAGCGGTTCCCCCAGGAAAAGCAATGCTTTTTCCGAATTTGTTGTCAATCTTTTATCAATCGTCTTGACAACAACTCCGCCCTCCCCTATGATGGGGAAAGATTGAACCGCACATTTTCCGGTACACAGCGGACTGGAGGGTTTTCTCGTGAAAAAGTTTGCTCTCTTCTTCTCCGCGGCGGCCGTTCTGTGCATCCTGACCGGCCTCACTGCATACCACCGCTCATTTCCTCTGGACGCGGACCTCAATGGGCTGGAACCGGCTGCGCTCCAATGGTTCAACCGGGGCAGGTCCGTTCCCTGCGAGGCGGACCAGTTGGAGCTGTACCAGCCTGTGACCGTGGGGCGTCTCACCTATTATCCTCTGGTTCTGGATGGACGGTTGGGATACCTGTGTCTCTCGAGAGGATTCACCGGGCGGTATAAATTCGACCACTCCGGTCGCGGGACCGGCTCCTTCCGCAACGGAGTGGTGGAGTCCGACGGGGAGCAGATGCTGCTCTTCGAGGGGCGGAACGGCGACGGCCGCATCGCCCGGGCGGTCTTTTCACTGGAGGGCGGTGGGCCTTATGCGCTGGACATTCCGGCCTCTCCCGTCTTTCTGGTGAGCACCTCAGTGGATGATACCGTCTCCACAGGTCCTATCAGCATAGAGGAGATTGTCTTTTATGACAGCCAGGGGCGGGATATCACCAAGTCGTTTGACCTCAGCGGAGGCGCCATCCAGTAAGCGCCCCCACCGAAAACCAAGCGGCCGTCTGCCGCTGAAAGGAAGTCATCACAATGGATGTGATCTTAGGCATTGACATCGGCGGCTCCACCACCAAAATCGTGGGTCTGCGGACGGACGGCAGTGTGATCTCCATGCTGCGGGTCCGGGCGGAGGATCAGGTGACCAGCCTGTATGGCGCCCTTGGCAACTATCTCACCAGCAACCGGCTCTCCCTGCGGGATGTGCGGCGGGTAGTGCTCACCGGCGTGGGCGCCTCTTATGTGGAGGGCGACATCTACGGTCTGCCCACCTGTAAAGTGGGCGAGTTCTCCGCCAGCGGCACCGGAGCCCTGGCCCTGTCGGGCCAGTCCTCCGCCGTGGTGGTCAGCATGGGCACCGGCACCGCTTTCCTCTGGGCGTCCCCCGACGGCATCCGCCACCTGTGCGGCAGCGGCATCGGCGGCGGCACTCTGGGCGGGCTCTGCCACAAGCTGGTGGGAATGGAGCGCTTCGGCCAGATCAAAAAGCTGGCGGAGAGCGGCAATCTGGACCATGTAGACCTGACCATGAAGGACATCACGGTCCACTCCGCTCCCACTCTGGACCCGGATATGACTGCCGCCAACTTCGGCGATCTGGCGGAGGACGCCACTCCTGCGGACCTGGCGGCCGGCGTGGTCAATCTGGTGCTCCAGGCCATCGGCACCATGACGGTGCTGGCCTGCCAGTGCTGTGACTCCAAGACTGTGGTGCTGACCGGGTCCATGACCACCCTGCCCCAGGCGGTCACGAATTTCCAGCTGTTTGAAAAGCTGTACGGCATCCACTATATCATTCCCGAAAACGCCACGTTTGCCACCGCCATCGGCGCGGGACTGTACAGCCTGCAGAAAAAGCCGGAGGCCTGATTGTGCCATGACGGAAAATTGGTCCCTGTATCATCCGGAGATCCCGGAATTTCTCCGCCGTCTGGCAGAGACGCCGCCCATGGCCCGGCTGCGGCAGGTGGGCATGAACTGCGGGTGCGAGTACACGTCCTTCCCCCACTTTGCCGGGTGGGCCCCCTACTCCCGGTTTGACCACAGCGTGGGCGTGGGGCTGATCGTGTGGCACTTCACCGGCGATCTCCGCCAAAGCGCGGCGGGACTGCTCCACGATGCGGCCACACCCGCCTTTGCCCATGTGGTGGATTTTCTCCACGGGGACCACCTGCATCAGGAGTCCACCGAGGCACGGACGGCGGAACTCATCGAGACCTCGCCGGAGCTTCAGGCGCTGCTGAAAGAATACGGCCTCACCACGGAAGACGTGGCGGATTACCACCGCTATCCCATCGCGGACAATGACTCCCCTCAGCTCTCCGCCGACCGTCTGGAGTACACGCTGGGGGACCTGCGGTGCTACGGCTTCGCCGGGGCGGACGCCCTCCGTGTATTCTACGAAGATCTCACCGTCTGGCGGGACGAGTCCGGCCGGCCGGAGCTGGCCTTCCGCACGCGGGAGACCGCCTGCGCCTTCAC
This DNA window, taken from Dysosmobacter welbionis, encodes the following:
- a CDS encoding BadF/BadG/BcrA/BcrD ATPase family protein, encoding MDVILGIDIGGSTTKIVGLRTDGSVISMLRVRAEDQVTSLYGALGNYLTSNRLSLRDVRRVVLTGVGASYVEGDIYGLPTCKVGEFSASGTGALALSGQSSAVVVSMGTGTAFLWASPDGIRHLCGSGIGGGTLGGLCHKLVGMERFGQIKKLAESGNLDHVDLTMKDITVHSAPTLDPDMTAANFGDLAEDATPADLAAGVVNLVLQAIGTMTVLACQCCDSKTVVLTGSMTTLPQAVTNFQLFEKLYGIHYIIPENATFATAIGAGLYSLQKKPEA